From Chitinispirillales bacterium, one genomic window encodes:
- the secF gene encoding protein translocase subunit SecF, whose amino-acid sequence MIKESQAKNEAQNIGFKVPNINFIGNRNIAFAVAGTFILISFVALLIRGLNFSVDFAGGTELQVKFDEDVRSEIGKIRQVVSNLGLGTPEVKLVKAGEAEGTEMQITVKTQGDGTSVRDKITTAFNQDLQGKKFVVLRGETVGPKVGKELQSDAFKAVLFSILVILAYLAFRFKYPYGIASVVALTHDAIICVGFFALTGWEFSIPVLAAILTVVAYSINSTIVIFDRVRENIGNRALDKLSFEDIVNKSVNETLTRNIITTASTLFVVLAILFVFLASGNVLENFAVTLTIGFIAGTFSSLYIACAILVLWNKKWPIR is encoded by the coding sequence ATGATTAAAGAAAGTCAGGCAAAGAACGAAGCGCAGAATATCGGCTTTAAAGTTCCCAATATAAATTTTATCGGAAATAGAAATATAGCGTTTGCCGTCGCAGGAACGTTTATTCTTATCTCTTTTGTTGCATTGCTTATCAGAGGATTGAATTTTTCCGTTGATTTTGCGGGAGGAACGGAATTACAGGTTAAATTTGACGAAGACGTTCGTTCGGAGATAGGAAAAATAAGACAAGTCGTTTCTAATCTTGGGCTTGGAACTCCGGAAGTTAAACTTGTAAAAGCAGGTGAGGCGGAAGGGACGGAAATGCAGATAACGGTAAAAACGCAAGGCGACGGAACAAGTGTCAGAGATAAAATTACCACCGCTTTCAATCAAGATTTGCAAGGGAAGAAATTTGTTGTTTTACGCGGTGAAACTGTTGGACCTAAAGTAGGGAAAGAACTTCAATCGGACGCTTTTAAGGCGGTATTGTTTTCTATATTGGTGATTTTGGCGTATTTAGCGTTCCGTTTCAAATATCCTTACGGTATCGCTTCGGTCGTGGCGCTTACTCATGACGCAATTATATGCGTAGGTTTTTTTGCTCTGACCGGCTGGGAGTTTTCTATTCCGGTTCTTGCCGCTATACTTACCGTAGTCGCGTATTCTATAAATTCCACGATAGTCATTTTCGACAGAGTTCGAGAAAATATAGGAAACAGAGCGTTGGATAAACTGAGTTTTGAGGATATTGTAAACAAAAGCGTAAACGAGACGCTTACAAGAAATATCATAACGACGGCTTCGACGCTTTTTGTAGTTTTGGCGATATTGTTCGTATTTTTAGCATCCGGAAACGTGCTTGAGAATTTTGCCGTTACGCTTACGATTGGTTTTATAGCGGGAACTTTTTCATCGCTCTATATCGCTTGTGCGATACTTGTACTGTGGAATAAAAAGTGGCCGATTAGATAA
- the secD gene encoding protein translocase subunit SecD encodes MRKSSIWAILLTTFFVGASIYTLYPSFVLYTKSSDEQRRITNEDPQIRKRIINLGLDLQGGMRLVLEVQRNKDNQSDDDLLDRAYTIVENRINGLGLTEPNIQKQGRDRLIVELPGLTDEKIAKEVLGSTAQLKFHILRSSADLEKAIRVIDKTLKNELVAKNENVQIDSAYDQSQEQQTVQRLLSGSEAQSVDTTKEEETSVDKFSDYLITVRGDIAVREKDKPAVMSVLARPDVVAALKTNGFSGSKFLWENKASTDPSSKLRYYNLYLVKSDEAMSGENIESAREEMSNNQFKANSPVVSLVFNSKGAREFEKVTARNIGERLAIVLDDFVYSAPTINEKIGMGRAQISGSFTLEEAKALAVVLQAGALPAPVEIVEERVIGPSLGYDSIEKASWATLIGLILVSLFMIYRYKMSGIIAITGVLLNILFVLGIMAGLSATLTLPGIAGIILLIGMAVDANVLIFERIKEELSMGKAPITAMEAGYTRAFRAIFDANITTVMVALILYNIGSGPVRGFALTMTIGILVSLYTALTFTKTVFRVVTASGKVKKLSI; translated from the coding sequence ATGCGTAAAAGCAGTATTTGGGCTATTTTACTCACCACTTTTTTTGTTGGCGCTTCTATTTATACTCTTTATCCTTCGTTCGTTCTTTATACTAAAAGTTCGGACGAGCAGAGAAGAATTACAAATGAAGATCCTCAGATTCGTAAAAGGATTATAAATTTGGGACTTGATTTACAGGGCGGGATGCGTCTTGTTCTTGAGGTTCAAAGAAACAAAGACAATCAGAGCGACGACGATTTGCTTGACAGGGCGTACACTATCGTGGAAAACCGTATAAACGGGTTAGGGCTTACCGAACCGAATATTCAGAAACAAGGGCGTGATAGGCTTATAGTCGAACTTCCGGGGCTTACCGACGAAAAAATAGCGAAAGAAGTTTTAGGTTCCACGGCGCAGCTTAAATTTCACATTCTTCGTTCATCCGCCGACTTGGAAAAAGCTATTCGTGTGATAGATAAAACGCTAAAAAACGAATTAGTCGCAAAAAACGAAAATGTACAGATAGACAGCGCTTATGATCAATCTCAGGAACAACAAACTGTACAGCGTTTACTTTCGGGGTCTGAAGCGCAGAGTGTTGATACGACGAAAGAAGAAGAAACTTCCGTTGACAAATTTTCGGACTATCTGATAACGGTACGCGGAGATATTGCCGTACGTGAAAAAGATAAACCGGCGGTTATGTCTGTTCTCGCACGTCCGGACGTGGTTGCCGCTCTTAAAACGAACGGATTTTCAGGTTCAAAATTTTTGTGGGAAAATAAAGCGTCTACCGATCCAAGTTCAAAATTACGTTACTATAATTTGTACCTTGTAAAAAGCGATGAAGCGATGAGCGGCGAAAATATTGAATCCGCGCGTGAAGAGATGTCAAATAATCAGTTTAAGGCAAATTCTCCAGTTGTAAGTTTGGTGTTCAACAGCAAAGGCGCACGGGAGTTTGAAAAAGTTACGGCGCGAAATATAGGGGAGCGGTTAGCGATAGTTCTTGACGATTTTGTGTATTCCGCACCGACTATAAATGAAAAAATAGGTATGGGACGCGCTCAAATAAGCGGTTCTTTTACTCTTGAGGAGGCAAAAGCGTTGGCTGTGGTTCTTCAAGCGGGAGCGTTGCCGGCTCCGGTTGAAATCGTTGAGGAGAGAGTAATCGGTCCTTCTTTGGGCTATGATTCGATAGAAAAAGCGTCATGGGCTACTCTTATCGGTTTAATTTTGGTTTCCTTGTTCATGATATATCGCTACAAAATGTCGGGGATTATTGCAATTACCGGCGTTTTGCTTAATATTCTTTTTGTTTTAGGAATTATGGCGGGGCTTTCGGCGACGCTGACTCTTCCCGGAATTGCCGGAATTATTTTGCTTATAGGTATGGCTGTTGACGCCAATGTTCTTATATTTGAAAGGATTAAAGAAGAATTATCTATGGGTAAAGCGCCGATTACTGCGATGGAAGCGGGATATACCAGAGCGTTTAGGGCGATTTTCGACGCTAATATTACTACGGTTATGGTGGCGTTGATATTATATAACATCGGCTCGGGACCGGTTCGCGGTTTTGCCCTTACCATGACTATAGGTATTTTGGTTTCACTATATACGGCGTTGACATTTACGAAAACGGTATTTCGTGTTGTTACCGCAAGCGGCAAAGTTAAAAAATTGAGTATTTAA
- a CDS encoding FliM/FliN family flagellar motor switch protein, with product MSANSISMLLDVPLGVSVQLGQTKMSVRQLLRLKKGKLVRLNRLSGEAVDVFVDGKLLAKGEVTVENNKICVRVGTLYSSAEKFKHL from the coding sequence ATGTCCGCAAATTCAATAAGCATGTTACTTGACGTACCGCTCGGGGTGTCGGTGCAATTAGGGCAGACGAAAATGAGCGTGCGCCAATTGCTTAGGCTTAAAAAAGGGAAATTAGTTAGATTAAATCGACTTTCGGGAGAAGCGGTCGATGTTTTTGTCGATGGGAAACTTCTTGCCAAAGGAGAGGTGACCGTTGAAAACAATAAAATATGCGTTAGAGTAGGGACGCTTTATTCTTCCGCTGAAAAATTTAAACATTTGTAG